ACGCCTGCAGCAGCGGATACGGCACAGCCTGCAGCCGGTAGCGCAGCCCCAGCTCTTGGCGCAGCAACGCATCCAGCATCTCCGCCAGCCGCTGCGGTTGGTGGTTGGTGATGTTGTACACGGCGCCGGACTGCAATCCGCGTTGCCGGCTGGCCAGCTCCATGGCGTGCACCACGTTGGGAGCAAAGGTCAGATCCAGCAGCGCCTGCCCACCGCCGGGCAGCCGCAGCACGCCGCGATCGCGTTCGAGCTGTTGCAACAGCCGCGGTACGATCACCCGATCGTGCGGGCCAAACAGGCCGCGCGGCCGCAGAATGATATAGGTGGTTTGCGGGTAGATCTTCGCCTGCGCCAACAACCGCTGCTCGGCGGCGTGCTTGCTGGCGGCATAATGATTGGCGAAGCGCCGGGCGCGATAACCCTCGTCAAGCTTGTAATGCGGCTGAAAATCGAAGTAGATTGCCGGCGTGGAGATATGCACGAAACGCCGCACGCCGCAGCGCCCGGCCGCCTCCGCCAGCTTCTCCGTCGCGGCGGCGTTGATGCGGTGAAACTCCGCTTTGCTGCCCCAGGGCGATGACTTGGCCGCACAGTGCCATACCCACTCGCAGTCGGTCACCAGCTGCCGACACTGCGGCGGCGTGGCCTGCGCCAGATCGAGTGAGTAAAATTCGGCGCCCAGCCGGCGCAACGCTTCGCCGGCCCGCTCATCGCGGCCGGTGGCGCGCACCTGATGCCCGGCCTCCAGCAACCACTGCGCCGCGTTGCGCCCC
The sequence above is drawn from the Serratia sp. FDAARGOS_506 genome and encodes:
- a CDS encoding NAD(P)-dependent oxidoreductase, encoding MRVLVTGATSGLGRNAAQWLLEAGHQVRATGRDERAGEALRRLGAEFYSLDLAQATPPQCRQLVTDCEWVWHCAAKSSPWGSKAEFHRINAAATEKLAEAAGRCGVRRFVHISTPAIYFDFQPHYKLDEGYRARRFANHYAASKHAAEQRLLAQAKIYPQTTYIILRPRGLFGPHDRVIVPRLLQQLERDRGVLRLPGGGQALLDLTFAPNVVHAMELASRQRGLQSGAVYNITNHQPQRLAEMLDALLRQELGLRYRLQAVPYPLLQALAGGMELWARLSGKEPRLTRYSVAAVHFDMTLSQTRAIEELGYRPRYSMEEGIHLTGEWLRQQGGVQHG